A genomic window from Micromonospora sp. WMMA1947 includes:
- a CDS encoding DUF4272 domain-containing protein has translation MRVPAPDPRAVREASLDELSRLGLPLPPPQFPLVWEPGDEIELRPTPEIESRIAVLHVILARCFGMPAQAAMSWLLESHLVDSVTPPEWQFVMGGRGDHRSFVLHHDALFSLAWVLGLAKELDPTVPVDERLVERMPNLVAGETFGQWRARILAAPQHPGDAAALLDLHYCLDWAYLETEKAGRALPGLVDANAIGQRRWALEWAVVLRGPYHDEPPGWEEVDLST, from the coding sequence GTGCGCGTACCCGCTCCCGATCCCCGGGCCGTCCGGGAGGCGAGCCTGGACGAGTTGTCCCGGCTGGGTCTTCCGCTGCCACCGCCGCAGTTCCCCCTGGTCTGGGAGCCGGGCGACGAGATCGAGCTGCGTCCGACCCCGGAGATCGAGTCGCGGATCGCGGTGCTGCACGTGATCCTGGCCCGCTGCTTCGGGATGCCCGCGCAGGCGGCGATGAGCTGGCTGCTGGAGTCGCACCTGGTCGACTCGGTGACGCCGCCGGAGTGGCAGTTCGTGATGGGCGGCCGGGGCGACCACAGGTCGTTCGTGCTGCACCACGACGCGCTGTTCTCGCTGGCCTGGGTGCTCGGGCTGGCGAAGGAACTGGACCCGACGGTTCCGGTGGACGAGCGGCTGGTCGAGCGGATGCCGAACCTGGTCGCGGGGGAGACGTTCGGTCAGTGGCGGGCCCGGATCCTGGCCGCGCCGCAGCACCCCGGTGACGCCGCGGCGCTGCTCGACCTGCACTACTGCCTGGACTGGGCGTACCTGGAGACCGAGAAGGCCGGGCGCGCGCTGCCGGGGCTGGTGGACGCCAACGCGATCGGGCAGCGCCGGTGGGCGCTGGAGTGGGCGGTGGTGCTGCGGGGGCCGTACCACGACGAGCCGCCGGGCTGGGAAGAGGTCGACCTCTCCACCTGA
- a CDS encoding adenosine deaminase translates to MVAISYEDIVKVPKALLHDHLDGGLRPATIVELAAEVGHELPTTDPAALGVWFTEAANSGSLERYLETFAHTVAVMQTPAALRRVARECALDLAADGVVYAEVRFAPEQHLEQNLTLDEVVDAVVTGFREGSALAAEAGTPIRIGTLLTAMRHAARSQEIAELAVRHRDTGVVGFDIAGAEAGFPPTRHLDAFEYLQRENFHFTIHAGEAFGLPSIWQAIQWCGADRLGHGVRIVDDITPGNPPVLGRLAAYVRDKRIPLELCPSSNVQTGAAASIADHPIGLLRDLRFRVTVNTDNRLMSGTSMSREMALLVEAFGYGWKELQWFTINAMKSAFIPFDERLRIIDEVIKPAYAEMIG, encoded by the coding sequence ATGGTCGCAATCTCGTACGAGGACATCGTCAAGGTCCCGAAGGCGCTGCTGCACGATCACCTCGACGGCGGCCTGCGGCCCGCGACGATCGTCGAGCTGGCCGCCGAGGTCGGTCACGAACTGCCCACCACCGACCCGGCGGCGCTCGGTGTCTGGTTCACCGAGGCGGCGAACTCCGGCTCGCTGGAGCGCTACCTGGAGACGTTCGCGCACACGGTGGCGGTCATGCAGACCCCTGCCGCGTTGCGCCGGGTCGCTCGCGAGTGCGCTCTGGACTTGGCCGCCGACGGCGTGGTCTACGCCGAGGTGCGGTTCGCGCCGGAGCAGCACCTGGAGCAGAACCTGACCCTGGACGAGGTGGTCGACGCGGTGGTCACCGGGTTCCGGGAGGGCAGCGCGCTGGCCGCCGAGGCCGGCACCCCGATCCGGATCGGCACGCTGCTCACCGCGATGCGGCACGCGGCCCGCTCGCAGGAGATCGCCGAGCTGGCCGTGCGGCACCGCGACACCGGGGTGGTCGGCTTCGACATCGCCGGCGCGGAGGCGGGTTTCCCGCCCACCCGGCACCTGGACGCGTTCGAGTACCTCCAGCGGGAGAACTTCCACTTCACCATCCACGCCGGTGAGGCGTTCGGCCTGCCGTCCATCTGGCAGGCGATCCAGTGGTGCGGCGCCGACCGGCTCGGCCACGGCGTCCGCATCGTCGACGACATCACCCCGGGCAACCCGCCGGTGCTGGGCCGGCTGGCCGCGTACGTACGGGACAAGCGCATCCCGCTGGAACTGTGCCCGTCGTCGAACGTGCAGACCGGAGCTGCGGCCTCGATCGCCGACCACCCGATCGGGCTGCTGCGCGACCTGCGGTTCCGGGTGACTGTGAACACCGACAACCGGCTGATGAGCGGCACCTCGATGTCGCGGGAGATGGCGCTGCTGGTGGAGGCCTTCGGCTACGGCTGGAAGGAACTCCAGTGGTTCACCATCAACGCGATGAAGAGCGCGTTCATCCCGTTCGACGAGCGGCTGCGGATCATCGACGAGGTGATCAAGCCGGCGTACGCCGAGATGATCGGCTGA
- a CDS encoding PPOX class F420-dependent oxidoreductase, whose protein sequence is MSAVSARLWELFGERGRGVLATLRRDGRPQLSNLDYLAEPGLIRCSTTGDRAKVRNLRRDPRASFHVTTADGGAYAVAEGTVTLTPPAAATDDATVEELVEVYRRIRGEHPDWAEYRAAMVADGRVVLRLGVERVYGWRP, encoded by the coding sequence GTGAGCGCGGTGAGCGCACGGCTGTGGGAGCTGTTCGGCGAGCGCGGGCGCGGGGTGCTCGCCACGCTGCGCCGGGACGGCCGCCCCCAGCTGTCCAACCTCGACTACCTGGCCGAGCCGGGCCTGATCCGCTGCTCCACCACAGGTGACCGGGCGAAGGTGCGCAACCTGCGCCGCGACCCCCGGGCCAGCTTCCACGTGACCACCGCCGACGGCGGGGCGTACGCGGTCGCCGAGGGCACCGTGACGCTCACCCCGCCGGCCGCCGCCACCGACGACGCCACGGTCGAGGAACTGGTCGAGGTCTACCGCCGGATCCGGGGCGAGCACCCGGACTGGGCCGAGTACCGGGCCGCGATGGTGGCCGACGGACGGGTGGTGCTCCGGCTCGGGGTGGAGCGGGTGTACGGCTGGCGTCCCTGA
- a CDS encoding NAD(P)H-dependent oxidoreductase: MPRLTVIVASTRPGRVGRRIGDWFTAAAVRHAGFDEVRLLDLADVGLPFHDEPHHPSERVYLHEHTRAWSAEIDAADAFVLVMPEYNYGFSAPLKNAIDYLYHEWQHKPVGFVSYGMTSGGLRAVQMIKQVVTTLNMTPVNDQVVVFLRQALDEEGELRPDPGREEAAALMLDRLARLATALAPLRTGVAR; this comes from the coding sequence ATGCCCCGCCTGACCGTCATCGTCGCCAGCACCCGCCCCGGCCGGGTCGGCCGCCGCATCGGTGACTGGTTCACCGCCGCCGCCGTCCGCCACGCCGGCTTCGACGAGGTACGCCTCCTCGACCTGGCCGACGTCGGACTGCCCTTCCACGACGAGCCGCACCATCCGTCCGAGCGGGTCTACCTGCACGAGCACACCCGCGCCTGGAGCGCCGAGATCGACGCCGCGGACGCCTTCGTCCTGGTGATGCCGGAGTACAACTACGGCTTCAGCGCGCCCCTGAAGAACGCGATCGACTACCTCTACCACGAGTGGCAGCACAAACCGGTGGGCTTCGTCAGCTACGGCATGACCTCCGGGGGCCTGCGCGCGGTGCAGATGATCAAGCAGGTGGTGACCACGCTGAACATGACCCCGGTCAACGACCAGGTGGTCGTCTTCCTGCGGCAGGCGCTGGACGAGGAGGGCGAGCTGCGACCCGACCCGGGCCGCGAGGAGGCCGCCGCGCTGATGCTCGACCGGCTCGCCCGGCTGGCCACCGCGCTCGCGCCGCTGCGGACCGGAGTGGCGCGGTGA
- a CDS encoding MarR family transcriptional regulator, protein MDEPRWLDEQEDRAWRGYRRMRRLLDLELARELMQDAGLSEPDYDVLSDLSETPEQRLRLSELADRMLWSRSRLSHHISRMQQRGLVTREECATDGRGSVVVLTPAGRRAVEAAAPGHVAAVRRHLIDRLTPAEVAALGTLSQRVIDHLTGRPAAEG, encoded by the coding sequence ATGGACGAACCGCGCTGGCTGGACGAGCAGGAGGACCGCGCCTGGCGCGGCTACCGCCGCATGCGCCGCCTGCTCGACCTGGAACTGGCCCGGGAGCTGATGCAGGACGCCGGTCTCTCCGAGCCGGACTACGACGTCCTGAGCGACCTGTCCGAGACCCCGGAACAGCGGCTACGCCTCAGCGAACTGGCCGACCGGATGCTCTGGTCCCGCAGCCGCCTGTCCCACCACATCTCCCGGATGCAGCAACGCGGCCTGGTCACCCGAGAGGAGTGCGCCACCGACGGCCGCGGCTCGGTCGTCGTCCTCACCCCGGCCGGGCGCCGGGCCGTCGAGGCCGCCGCGCCCGGGCACGTCGCGGCCGTCCGCCGGCACCTGATCGACCGGCTCACCCCGGCCGAGGTGGCCGCGCTCGGCACGCTCAGCCAGCGGGTGATCGACCACCTCACCGGCCGCCCGGCAGCGGAGGGCTGA
- a CDS encoding putative RNA methyltransferase — MDDRILARLRCPVCAEPLTGTTAGTARALRCPRGHSFDIARQGYVNLLTGRAPHTGDSAEMVAARAGFLAAGHYDTVAAALSTTAVRVAGVDPYPLVVDAGAGTGHYLAAVLAALPDAAGLALDVSKPALRRAARAHPRAAAALADTWQRLPLADRSTAVLLNVFAPRNGPEFHRVLDPGGALLVVTPAADHLTELVDALDLLRVDPDKADRVAGSLGAHFAEESATAHRARLALTRAEVTTLVGMGPSAWHADPKRLAARIAALPEPVPVTLSVRLGVHRPR; from the coding sequence GTGGACGATCGCATCCTCGCCCGGCTGCGCTGCCCGGTCTGCGCCGAGCCGCTCACCGGGACCACCGCCGGCACCGCACGCGCACTGCGCTGCCCGCGCGGGCACAGCTTCGACATCGCCCGGCAGGGGTACGTCAACCTGCTCACCGGCCGCGCCCCGCACACCGGGGACAGCGCCGAGATGGTCGCCGCCCGCGCCGGCTTCCTCGCCGCCGGCCACTACGACACCGTCGCCGCCGCGCTTTCCACCACAGCGGTACGCGTCGCGGGCGTCGACCCGTACCCCCTGGTGGTCGATGCCGGCGCCGGGACCGGGCACTACCTCGCGGCGGTGCTGGCGGCGTTGCCGGACGCCGCCGGCCTGGCCCTGGACGTCTCCAAGCCGGCGCTGCGCCGCGCGGCCCGGGCGCACCCGCGCGCCGCCGCCGCGCTGGCCGACACCTGGCAGCGGCTGCCGCTGGCCGACCGGTCCACCGCCGTGCTGCTGAACGTGTTCGCGCCGCGCAACGGCCCGGAGTTCCACCGGGTGCTCGACCCCGGCGGCGCGCTGCTGGTGGTCACCCCGGCCGCCGACCACCTGACCGAACTCGTCGACGCGCTGGACCTGCTGCGGGTGGACCCGGACAAGGCCGACCGGGTCGCCGGCAGCCTCGGCGCCCACTTCGCCGAGGAGTCCGCGACAGCGCACCGGGCCCGGCTCGCGTTGACCCGCGCCGAGGTCACCACGCTCGTCGGGATGGGGCCGAGCGCCTGGCACGCCGACCCGAAACGGCTCGCCGCGCGCATCGCCGCGCTGCCCGAGCCGGTCCCGGTCACGCTCTCGGTCCGGCTCGGGGTGCACCGCCCGCGCTGA